A single genomic interval of Centropristis striata isolate RG_2023a ecotype Rhode Island chromosome 8, C.striata_1.0, whole genome shotgun sequence harbors:
- the rxrbb gene encoding retinoic acid receptor RXR-beta-B isoform X2: protein MSSQQPNSSASNSPTNVLGSPFSVISPSLNSPVVSPSLGFGPISNSQISSSAPISGMHSISSSEDIKPPFGLRPMPAHSPGIMLSQKRMCVICGDRSSGKHYGVYSCEGCKGFFKRTVRKDLSYTCRDNKECLVDKRQRNRCQYCRYQKCLAMGMKREAVQEERQRNREREGELEFSVGVNEEMPVEKILEAETAVEQKTELHSDGGSAGNSPHDAVTNICQTADKQLFALVEWAKRIPHFSELPLDDQVILLRAGWNELLIASFSHRSIGLKDGVLLASELQRDSAHSAGVGAIFDRESVQSAEVGAIFDRVLTELVNKMRDMQMDKTELGCLRAIVLFNPDAKGLSNTSEVELLREKVYASLEAYCKQKYPEQQGRFAKLLLRLPALRSIGLKCLEHLFFFKLIGDTPIDTFLMEMLEAPHQLS from the exons ATGTCCTCGCAGCAGCCCAACAGCTcagcttccaacagtcccaccaacgTCCTCGGTTCTCCTTTCTCAGTTATCAGCCCCTCACTTAACTCCCCCGTGGTCTCCCCCTCTCTAGGATTTGGACCCATCAGCAACAGTCAG ATATCTTCGTCAGCACCCATATCAGGGATGCATTCAATCAGCAGCTCAGAAGATATCAAGCCTCCGTTCGGCTTGAGGCCCATGCCAGCGCACAGTCCTGGAATAATGCTGTCTCAGAAACGCATGTGTGTCATCTGTGGGGACCGCTCTTCTG GCAAACACTATGGAGTGTACAGCTGTGAGGGTTGCAAAGGTTTCTTCAAACGAACTGTGCGCAAAGACCTTAGCTATACCTGCAGGGATAACAAAGAGTGCCTGGTCGACAAACGCCAGCGCAATCGCTGCCAGTACTGCCGCTACCAGAAGTGCCTGGCCATGGGCATGAAGAGAGAAG CGGTGCAGGAGGAACGCCAGCGGAACAGAGAGCGTGAAGGCGAGCTGGAGTTCAGTGTAGGAGTCAATGAGGAGATGCCTGTGGAGAAGATTTTAGAGGCAGAGACTGCTGTGGAGCAAAAGACTGAGCTTCACTCTGATGGTGGTTCTGCAGGCAACTCT CCCCATGATGCAGTCACCAACATCTGCCAGACTGCAGACAAACAGCTGTTTGCCCTGGTGGAGTGGGCAAAGAGGATCCCCCATTTCTCTGAACTTCCCCTTGATGACCAGGTCATCCTCCTGCGCGCAG GGTGGAATGAGCTCCTCATTGCTTCGTTCTCCCATCGCTCCATCGGTTTGAAGGATGGAGTCCTCCTGGCCTCGGAGCTGCAGCGCGACAGTGCACACAGCGCCGGAGTCGGAGCCATTTTTGACAG GGAGAGTGTGCAGAGCGCGGAGGTCGGCGCTATATTTGACAG GGTTCTTACGGAGCTCGTCAATAAAATGAGAGATATGCAAATGGACAAAACAGAGCTGGGCTGTCTCCGAGCCATCGTCCTCTTCAACCCAG ATGCTAAAGGGCTCTCTAACACCAGTGAGGTGGAGCTCCTTAGAGAAAAGGTCTATGCATCATTGGAAGCCTACTGCAAACAGAAATACCCAGAGCAGCAGGGAAG GTTCGCTAAGCTTCTCCTTCGACTGCCAGCACTGCGATCTATTGGCTTGAAGTGCTTGGAGCACCTGTTCTTCTTCAAGCTGATCGGTGACACACCTATTGACACTTTCCTCATGGAAATGCTTGAAGCTCCCCATCAGTTGTCTTAG
- the rxrbb gene encoding retinoic acid receptor RXR-beta-B isoform X1: MSSQQPNSSASNSPTNVLGSPFSVISPSLNSPVVSPSLGFGPISNSQISSSAPISGMHSISSSEDIKPPFGLRPMPAHSPGIMLSQKRMCVICGDRSSGKHYGVYSCEGCKGFFKRTVRKDLSYTCRDNKECLVDKRQRNRCQYCRYQKCLAMGMKREVIKHVKWIKEDGKDEGWMTVQEERQRNREREGELEFSVGVNEEMPVEKILEAETAVEQKTELHSDGGSAGNSPHDAVTNICQTADKQLFALVEWAKRIPHFSELPLDDQVILLRAGWNELLIASFSHRSIGLKDGVLLASELQRDSAHSAGVGAIFDRESVQSAEVGAIFDRVLTELVNKMRDMQMDKTELGCLRAIVLFNPDAKGLSNTSEVELLREKVYASLEAYCKQKYPEQQGRFAKLLLRLPALRSIGLKCLEHLFFFKLIGDTPIDTFLMEMLEAPHQLS; the protein is encoded by the exons ATGTCCTCGCAGCAGCCCAACAGCTcagcttccaacagtcccaccaacgTCCTCGGTTCTCCTTTCTCAGTTATCAGCCCCTCACTTAACTCCCCCGTGGTCTCCCCCTCTCTAGGATTTGGACCCATCAGCAACAGTCAG ATATCTTCGTCAGCACCCATATCAGGGATGCATTCAATCAGCAGCTCAGAAGATATCAAGCCTCCGTTCGGCTTGAGGCCCATGCCAGCGCACAGTCCTGGAATAATGCTGTCTCAGAAACGCATGTGTGTCATCTGTGGGGACCGCTCTTCTG GCAAACACTATGGAGTGTACAGCTGTGAGGGTTGCAAAGGTTTCTTCAAACGAACTGTGCGCAAAGACCTTAGCTATACCTGCAGGGATAACAAAGAGTGCCTGGTCGACAAACGCCAGCGCAATCGCTGCCAGTACTGCCGCTACCAGAAGTGCCTGGCCATGGGCATGAAGAGAGAAG TGATCAAACATGTAAAGTGGATAAAAGAAGATGGAAAAGATGAGGGATGGATGA CGGTGCAGGAGGAACGCCAGCGGAACAGAGAGCGTGAAGGCGAGCTGGAGTTCAGTGTAGGAGTCAATGAGGAGATGCCTGTGGAGAAGATTTTAGAGGCAGAGACTGCTGTGGAGCAAAAGACTGAGCTTCACTCTGATGGTGGTTCTGCAGGCAACTCT CCCCATGATGCAGTCACCAACATCTGCCAGACTGCAGACAAACAGCTGTTTGCCCTGGTGGAGTGGGCAAAGAGGATCCCCCATTTCTCTGAACTTCCCCTTGATGACCAGGTCATCCTCCTGCGCGCAG GGTGGAATGAGCTCCTCATTGCTTCGTTCTCCCATCGCTCCATCGGTTTGAAGGATGGAGTCCTCCTGGCCTCGGAGCTGCAGCGCGACAGTGCACACAGCGCCGGAGTCGGAGCCATTTTTGACAG GGAGAGTGTGCAGAGCGCGGAGGTCGGCGCTATATTTGACAG GGTTCTTACGGAGCTCGTCAATAAAATGAGAGATATGCAAATGGACAAAACAGAGCTGGGCTGTCTCCGAGCCATCGTCCTCTTCAACCCAG ATGCTAAAGGGCTCTCTAACACCAGTGAGGTGGAGCTCCTTAGAGAAAAGGTCTATGCATCATTGGAAGCCTACTGCAAACAGAAATACCCAGAGCAGCAGGGAAG GTTCGCTAAGCTTCTCCTTCGACTGCCAGCACTGCGATCTATTGGCTTGAAGTGCTTGGAGCACCTGTTCTTCTTCAAGCTGATCGGTGACACACCTATTGACACTTTCCTCATGGAAATGCTTGAAGCTCCCCATCAGTTGTCTTAG